One Pseudomonas brassicacearum genomic region harbors:
- a CDS encoding phage tail tape measure protein has protein sequence MADDRYSLKYAAFNESGLAFGNTSLASGVSAQGTGASAREQLSGLGLALENLGLKLGLLTTAVESLTLKLSAQRTMGAAAKAETAKDPKGRSGGGIEPPELLKPAIAMDLAMADLKQAGRFSPRQIAEMAEPTQQIAIAPLVAAGGTKAVDLVRIESMAARAGIGSDLPNASDRQFELLRFASDAGVAASAFRLPAMEVAEMMVGWRTSMKLSGAQAFDLADASSHLGKIPGGAKAGDIGAVLQRDGAAATAAGLAPAQAAALTAALLNTGSQQTEASVALNTFTTAMGKGDQASATEQAAWKQLGLEPNAVASGLRGKDTAPGTVMSVLAALNAQPAEKRPALASTLFSSGDEAVLRMAQKLADVNEAFGQVNDPAQYATSQLGNGGSVRQDALALSNTRQGQLNVLDARADRLSVTTGNALAPVADISIQALGSLADGMSELAESSPKATAAIVLVAAAIKPLVGMLLKAVVDEMSNQVAKRVLGKAAPHLPGRLGEVISEDFRKNPRGDKLDTSNASQRPESTRGPKIRVSTRGSRGTAGRYPLGPTASLRSMTRNAPGPLKVVGAVADVAEGVLTGDKQMMGAGLGAAGGGWAGAAAGSAAGAALGSVVPVIGTAIGGLVGGLLGGWLGSDAGASLGEKLVAPADRLAAPDQVSKDLASTQTTTQQNTMTANIYINGQDQASASQLANLVVQQLSGQFGLTTVPNSLAMRSDAALTDGGT, from the coding sequence ATGGCGGACGATAGATATTCGCTCAAATACGCAGCCTTCAATGAGAGTGGGTTGGCGTTTGGTAATACCAGCCTCGCGAGTGGTGTTTCAGCGCAAGGCACAGGTGCGTCCGCCAGGGAACAGCTGTCTGGCCTCGGTCTGGCGCTGGAGAACCTCGGACTCAAGCTCGGTCTGCTGACGACGGCTGTCGAGTCATTGACCTTGAAGCTTTCGGCGCAACGGACGATGGGGGCCGCAGCCAAGGCTGAGACGGCCAAGGATCCGAAGGGTCGATCAGGTGGCGGTATCGAACCGCCGGAGCTGCTGAAGCCGGCGATAGCGATGGATTTGGCCATGGCCGATCTGAAGCAGGCGGGCCGATTTAGCCCTCGTCAGATCGCAGAAATGGCTGAGCCAACTCAGCAGATCGCCATCGCTCCGCTAGTGGCAGCCGGTGGGACCAAAGCGGTCGATCTGGTGAGGATCGAAAGTATGGCGGCCAGGGCGGGAATCGGGAGCGATCTGCCCAACGCTTCAGACCGACAGTTCGAGTTGCTGCGCTTCGCCAGTGATGCTGGCGTCGCTGCCTCGGCATTCAGGCTGCCGGCCATGGAGGTCGCCGAAATGATGGTCGGCTGGCGCACCTCCATGAAGCTCAGCGGCGCTCAAGCCTTTGACCTGGCGGATGCCTCCAGCCATCTGGGCAAGATCCCCGGTGGCGCGAAAGCGGGTGACATCGGCGCCGTCTTGCAGCGTGACGGTGCGGCGGCGACGGCGGCGGGGCTGGCCCCTGCGCAAGCCGCCGCGTTGACAGCGGCATTGCTCAATACCGGTTCGCAACAAACTGAAGCCAGCGTAGCGCTCAATACTTTCACGACTGCCATGGGCAAGGGTGATCAAGCCTCCGCCACTGAGCAAGCGGCCTGGAAGCAGTTGGGACTGGAGCCGAACGCGGTGGCGAGCGGCCTGCGCGGCAAAGACACGGCGCCTGGCACAGTGATGTCGGTGCTTGCGGCTTTGAACGCGCAACCTGCCGAGAAGCGCCCGGCGCTGGCCTCCACGTTGTTTAGCTCCGGTGACGAAGCGGTGCTGCGCATGGCGCAGAAACTGGCCGATGTGAATGAAGCCTTCGGACAGGTGAACGACCCAGCTCAGTACGCCACGTCGCAGTTGGGTAATGGAGGCTCGGTGAGGCAGGACGCGTTGGCGCTGTCGAACACTCGGCAAGGTCAGTTGAACGTCCTGGATGCACGCGCTGACAGGCTCTCAGTGACCACGGGCAATGCCCTGGCGCCCGTCGCGGACATCTCGATTCAGGCGCTTGGTTCGCTGGCGGATGGCATGAGCGAATTGGCTGAGTCTTCACCTAAAGCCACCGCTGCCATTGTATTGGTTGCCGCCGCGATCAAACCGCTGGTGGGCATGCTGCTCAAGGCCGTAGTGGATGAGATGTCCAATCAGGTGGCCAAGCGGGTGTTGGGCAAGGCCGCTCCGCACCTTCCCGGCCGACTGGGTGAGGTGATCTCCGAAGACTTCAGGAAAAATCCTCGTGGGGACAAGCTGGATACAAGCAATGCCAGCCAGCGTCCCGAATCCACGAGAGGACCGAAAATACGCGTCAGTACACGAGGCTCGCGGGGGACCGCAGGGCGTTATCCACTCGGACCAACGGCCTCATTACGCTCGATGACGCGCAACGCGCCCGGCCCATTGAAAGTGGTCGGCGCCGTCGCTGATGTGGCCGAGGGTGTGCTGACCGGCGACAAACAGATGATGGGCGCAGGCCTGGGAGCCGCGGGTGGCGGCTGGGCAGGCGCGGCTGCGGGGTCTGCGGCCGGTGCCGCTTTGGGCAGTGTCGTTCCGGTGATCGGCACTGCCATTGGGGGGCTGGTTGGCGGACTGCTGGGCGGCTGGCTGGGGAGTGATGCCGGCGCCTCCCTGGGTGAAAAACTCGTCGCCCCCGCCGACAGGCTCGCTGCTCCAGACCAGGTCAGCAAAGACCTGGCCAGCACCCAGACAACCACACAGCAGAACACCATGACCGCCAACATCTACATCAACGGCCAGGACCAGGCCAGCGCCAGTCAGCTGGCCAACCTGGTCGTGCAGCAGCTCTCGGGCCAATTCGGCTTAACGACCGTGCCCAACTCACTGGCCATGCGCAGTGATGCGGCCCTGACCGACGGAGGTACGTGA
- a CDS encoding phage tail protein translates to MRQQMALGSFIFGLSRHFAYHNLVHTSNGGWKSIDILTSKPKSSQVGQGLQGLTITGKSMYATAMDRLDELRALQAQRIPLPLVDGIGRNWGLWQINKVTETQTEIIDDGTAMVVGWVIELTEFANA, encoded by the coding sequence ATGCGTCAACAAATGGCACTCGGCAGTTTCATCTTTGGCCTGTCCAGGCATTTCGCTTACCACAACCTGGTGCACACCTCGAATGGCGGCTGGAAGAGCATCGACATCCTCACCAGCAAACCCAAGTCCAGCCAGGTCGGCCAAGGCCTGCAAGGGCTGACGATCACGGGCAAGTCGATGTATGCGACCGCTATGGATCGACTCGATGAGCTGCGGGCATTGCAGGCCCAGCGCATCCCCCTGCCGCTGGTGGATGGCATCGGTCGCAACTGGGGCCTGTGGCAGATCAACAAGGTCACGGAAACCCAGACCGAGATCATCGATGACGGCACCGCGATGGTGGTCGGCTGGGTCATTGAATTGACGGAGTTCGCCAATGCGTAG
- a CDS encoding tail protein X codes for MRRVRSIAGDSVNLLLYRELERCDDATEEALWRLNPTLAEWGPVLPAGVWVVLPEVDLKPVATAPVSAWD; via the coding sequence ATGCGTAGGGTTCGAAGCATCGCCGGTGATTCGGTGAATCTGTTGCTGTACCGCGAGCTTGAGCGTTGTGACGATGCCACCGAGGAAGCACTTTGGCGGCTCAATCCAACCTTGGCCGAATGGGGGCCGGTCCTGCCGGCGGGGGTGTGGGTCGTGCTGCCGGAAGTAGACCTCAAGCCCGTTGCAACTGCGCCGGTTTCGGCTTGGGATTAA
- a CDS encoding contractile injection system protein, VgrG/Pvc8 family has protein sequence MSLGFTPAVEIYGANAALLNERLLSWTHVDAAGIESDQLALTISLEGLEGLPSLGGKIGLRVGYLESGLVDKGEFVITRRTPTLFPLRLTLVAMAAPFSAADQTGFKQRRSVSHGPTTLGALFRQLTSRHGFSPRVAPDLSLIKIEHIDQSNETDMGFLTRLAHRYDAVAKPVNELYVLARRGQAKSLSGKVLPQIQLSVTTNNRPGDQAFISAVLDETARAKYQGCKTRWWDAATGTLRVEESGIAPFKSLRQRFQSANDARAAGEGEVRRMMREALKVKIECPGNPGLSAEGIVLLDPTWPDFMRGRWSIDKVIASGDRATSYRCKIDATCLDARA, from the coding sequence ATGTCACTGGGTTTCACCCCCGCGGTAGAAATTTACGGCGCGAACGCCGCGTTGCTCAACGAACGTTTGCTCAGTTGGACCCACGTCGATGCAGCGGGAATCGAGTCCGATCAACTGGCGCTGACGATCAGCCTGGAGGGGCTTGAAGGCTTGCCCAGCCTGGGCGGTAAAATCGGTCTGCGGGTCGGCTACCTGGAGTCGGGGCTGGTGGATAAGGGCGAGTTCGTCATTACCCGGCGCACGCCGACGCTGTTCCCGTTGCGCCTGACATTGGTGGCCATGGCCGCGCCGTTCAGTGCGGCGGACCAGACCGGATTCAAGCAGCGCCGCTCCGTCAGCCATGGCCCGACGACCTTGGGCGCGCTGTTTCGTCAATTGACCTCCAGGCACGGCTTTTCTCCCCGTGTGGCGCCGGACTTGTCGCTGATAAAGATCGAACACATCGACCAGTCCAACGAAACCGACATGGGTTTCCTGACGCGCCTGGCCCACCGTTACGACGCGGTCGCCAAGCCGGTCAACGAGTTGTATGTACTGGCGCGGCGCGGTCAGGCGAAGTCGTTGTCTGGCAAAGTCCTGCCGCAGATCCAACTGTCGGTGACGACGAACAATCGTCCGGGCGACCAGGCTTTTATCTCGGCTGTCCTTGATGAAACCGCCCGGGCGAAATACCAGGGTTGCAAGACCCGTTGGTGGGACGCGGCAACCGGCACATTGCGAGTGGAGGAGAGCGGCATCGCGCCGTTCAAGTCCCTTCGCCAGCGTTTCCAGAGCGCCAACGACGCCCGCGCCGCCGGTGAAGGGGAGGTGCGTCGGATGATGCGCGAAGCACTCAAGGTGAAGATCGAATGCCCGGGCAACCCGGGGCTGTCCGCTGAAGGCATCGTGCTGCTGGACCCCACCTGGCCGGACTTCATGCGCGGTCGCTGGTCGATCGACAAAGTCATCGCCTCTGGTGATCGGGCAACCAGCTATCGCTGCAAGATTGATGCGACGTGCCTGGATGCCAGGGCCTGA
- a CDS encoding glycoside hydrolase family 19 protein produces the protein MDVTQQQLIKIMPNARSQAGVFVSALNSAMSRYRIETPKRVAAFLAQVGHESGQLRYVRELGGEQYLSQYDTGPLAARLGNTPQADGDGQKYRGRGLIQITGHDNYLRCSLGLFGDERLLALPELLEQPQWAAESAAWFWEQNGLNELADRDQFNSITRRINGGLNGLEDRLQLWARARAVLCQSST, from the coding sequence ATGGACGTTACCCAACAGCAACTCATAAAAATCATGCCCAACGCCCGCAGCCAAGCGGGCGTTTTTGTTTCCGCGCTTAACAGCGCCATGTCCCGCTACCGTATCGAAACCCCCAAACGCGTCGCCGCATTTCTGGCGCAGGTCGGTCACGAATCGGGGCAATTGCGCTATGTGCGCGAGCTCGGCGGTGAGCAATACCTCAGCCAGTACGACACGGGACCGTTGGCCGCGCGCCTGGGCAATACGCCCCAGGCCGACGGGGACGGTCAGAAGTACCGAGGCCGGGGGTTGATTCAGATAACCGGGCACGACAACTATCTTCGTTGCAGCCTGGGTTTGTTTGGCGACGAACGCCTGCTGGCTTTGCCCGAGCTGCTGGAGCAACCGCAATGGGCCGCTGAATCCGCGGCGTGGTTCTGGGAGCAGAACGGCTTGAACGAACTGGCTGATCGCGACCAGTTCAACAGCATCACCCGACGCATCAACGGCGGCTTGAACGGTTTGGAGGATCGCCTGCAACTCTGGGCGCGGGCGAGGGCGGTGTTATGCCAGTCTTCGACCTGA
- a CDS encoding lysis system i-spanin subunit Rz → MPVFDLMPFSARTLGIVVLLAVLAGGPAMLAWRLQDWRYGQQLAQLAQSQAATLNQITQAAAMQQKAEQDKRQALEQQLSTSEYTHYRALSDAQRDQDRLRDRLATADVRLSVLLDADDVAAGCAVPAAAGTGGVDHGAPRARLDPAHAQRIIAITDAGDRGLIALQACQAYVRALSR, encoded by the coding sequence ATGCCAGTCTTCGACCTGATGCCTTTCTCTGCTCGCACCCTGGGTATTGTCGTTTTACTGGCAGTGTTGGCAGGTGGTCCGGCGATGCTCGCGTGGCGACTCCAGGATTGGCGTTATGGCCAACAGTTAGCGCAATTGGCGCAATCCCAGGCCGCGACATTGAATCAGATAACCCAGGCAGCAGCGATGCAGCAAAAGGCCGAGCAAGACAAACGCCAAGCCCTGGAACAACAACTCTCCACCAGCGAATACACCCATTACCGAGCCTTGAGCGATGCCCAACGTGACCAGGATCGCCTGCGCGATCGCCTTGCTACTGCCGATGTCCGGTTGTCAGTCCTCCTCGACGCCGACGATGTTGCCGCCGGTTGTGCAGTGCCTGCCGCCGCCGGCACCGGCGGCGTGGATCATGGCGCCCCACGCGCCCGACTTGACCCGGCGCATGCTCAACGAATTATCGCCATCACCGACGCCGGTGATCGCGGATTGATCGCCTTGCAGGCGTGTCAGGCCTACGTCAGGGCGCTGAGCCGGTAA
- a CDS encoding CinA family protein, protein MDDITELAAELGRRLQLLNAHVTTAESCTGGGIAEAITRIPGSSAWFEAGYITYSNRQKTQQLNVPAELFGTVGAVSREVVEAMVRGAQHQSLARFAVAVSGVAGPDGGSPNKPVGTVWLAWGIGETVLSEQRFFPGNRDEVRRQTVKAALEGLLQHASVEISNQG, encoded by the coding sequence ATGGACGACATTACCGAGCTGGCCGCTGAACTGGGCAGGCGCCTGCAGTTGCTCAATGCCCATGTGACCACGGCCGAGTCCTGTACTGGCGGCGGGATTGCCGAGGCGATCACGCGCATTCCAGGGAGTTCGGCCTGGTTCGAGGCTGGCTACATCACTTATTCCAACCGCCAGAAGACCCAGCAATTGAATGTGCCGGCCGAATTGTTCGGGACGGTGGGGGCGGTCAGCCGCGAGGTGGTCGAGGCCATGGTACGGGGCGCTCAGCACCAGAGCCTGGCGCGGTTTGCCGTGGCGGTCAGTGGTGTGGCCGGGCCGGACGGTGGTTCGCCGAATAAACCGGTGGGCACAGTGTGGCTCGCCTGGGGCATTGGCGAGACAGTGCTCAGCGAGCAACGATTCTTTCCGGGCAACCGCGATGAGGTCCGCCGACAAACGGTGAAGGCCGCGCTAGAGGGGCTGTTACAACATGCCTCTGTAGAAATCTCAAATCAGGGGTAG
- the recA gene encoding recombinase RecA produces MDDNKKKALAAALGQIERQFGKGAVMRMGDQDRQAIPSISTGSLGLDIALGIGGLPKGRIVEIYGPESSGKTTLTLSVIAQAQKAGATCAFVDAEHALDPEYAGKLGVNVDDLLVSQPDTGEQALEITDMLVRSNAVDVIIVDSVAALVPKAEIEGEMGDMHVGLQARLMSQALRKITGNIKNANCLVIFINQIRMKIGVMFGSPETTTGGNALKFYASVRLDIRRTGAVKEGDEVVGSETRVKVVKNKVASPFRQAEFQILYGKGIYLNGEMIDLGVLHGFVEKSGAWYAYNGTKIGQGKANSAKFLADNPEVAAALEKQLRDKLLSPVADVKAVANRETVDDLADADL; encoded by the coding sequence ATGGACGACAACAAGAAGAAAGCCTTGGCTGCGGCCTTGGGTCAGATCGAACGTCAATTCGGCAAGGGTGCCGTAATGCGTATGGGCGATCAGGACCGTCAGGCTATTCCTTCCATCTCCACCGGCTCCCTGGGCCTGGACATCGCGCTTGGCATTGGCGGCCTGCCGAAAGGTCGTATCGTTGAAATCTACGGTCCTGAATCGTCGGGTAAAACCACACTGACCCTGTCTGTGATCGCCCAGGCTCAAAAAGCCGGCGCGACCTGCGCCTTCGTCGACGCCGAACACGCCCTGGACCCGGAATACGCCGGCAAACTGGGTGTCAACGTCGATGACCTGCTGGTTTCCCAGCCGGACACCGGTGAGCAGGCCCTGGAAATCACCGACATGCTGGTGCGTTCCAATGCGGTCGACGTGATCATCGTCGACTCCGTGGCGGCACTGGTGCCAAAAGCTGAAATCGAAGGTGAAATGGGCGACATGCACGTGGGCCTCCAGGCTCGCCTGATGTCCCAGGCGTTGCGCAAGATCACCGGTAACATCAAGAACGCCAACTGCCTGGTGATCTTCATCAACCAGATCCGTATGAAGATCGGCGTGATGTTCGGTAGCCCGGAAACCACCACCGGTGGTAACGCACTGAAGTTCTACGCCTCGGTTCGCCTGGACATCCGTCGTACTGGCGCGGTGAAAGAAGGTGATGAGGTTGTCGGCAGCGAAACCCGCGTCAAGGTCGTGAAGAACAAGGTGGCTTCGCCGTTCCGTCAGGCTGAATTCCAGATTCTTTACGGCAAGGGCATCTACCTCAATGGCGAGATGATCGACCTGGGTGTGTTGCACGGTTTCGTCGAGAAATCCGGCGCCTGGTATGCCTACAACGGCACCAAGATCGGTCAGGGCAAGGCCAACTCGGCCAAGTTCCTGGCGGACAACCCGGAAGTTGCCGCAGCCCTCGAGAAGCAACTGCGTGACAAGCTGCTGAGCCCAGTGGCGGACGTCAAGGCAGTGGCGAATCGCGAAACCGTTGATGACCTGGCTGACGCTGACCTCTGA